In bacterium, the DNA window AAGTTCGCGAAGGTTTATCGGCATGTGCGGCACGGCTTGTGCCCCGTCAATGAGTGCTTTCGCACCGACCTTGTGCGCAAGCTCAATCAGTTCGCCGACAGGATTGATGGTTCCCAGTACATTGGAGACATGCGTTACGGCAATGAGTGCGGTGCCGGAGTCAATCAACTTACGTGCTTCTGCTACATCGAGCGATCCGTCACTTTTGATCGGAATGAAGCGCAACTCGGCGCCAACCGACTTTGCGACCAACTGCCAAGGCACGAGGTTCGCGTGATGCTCCATGGGAGTCAACACTATGGACTGTCCATGCTTGACAAACTTGTGTCCAAAGGAACGAGCGACCAAGTTAATTGACTCAGTCGTTCCGCGCGTGAAAATCACGCCTTCGAGCGATGGGGCGCTTATAAACTCGGCAACAGTGCGCCGCGCAGCCTCATAGTCGCGCGTTGCGGCTTCACCAAGTGTATGAATGCCCCGATGCACGTTTGCATAACGCGATTCACAGAATCTACAATATGACTGTAAGACGTCATTCGGCTTCTGTGAACTTGCCGCGCTGTCCAAATAGACCAACCGTTTTCCGTTGATCTTTATGTTCAATATCGGGAAGTCTTTGCGAACATCGCGCTCAAACATGCGATTATGCTCCTTCCGACTGCAAATACTTCACTGGAACGGCAACCAAGACATCATCTCCTTGTCGTTCGACTGAGAATGTCTCGATTGGTTCAGTCGCAGGCAATGACAGCGCCTCGCCGGTCTTTAGTGAGAATCTTGCTCCGTGTCGCGGACACTCTATGCAGTCCCCTTCCAGCCAACCGTCAGAAAGATACTCATGCTCATGCGAACATACATCCGATGTCGCATACAGCTTGCCATCGACCTGGAACAATCCAAGTTCCAATGACCCTACCTGAAATCCCTTACCACCGTTCCGAGGGAGATCAGCAATTGTACAAATCTTTACAAGTTTTGTTTCCATAAAACGTATTCTATACTCAAGAATTTCGATAGTGTTCTAACAAGAACGCCCCTTGCGATTGTGCACGGGGCGTTCTTTCATGTATCAGCGACCCGTTGCCCGGCCCACAGTTTGTGAAACTCGTGATCGCCAGTTATCCCGAACGTCTTCCAAAACTTCAGGGACATTGTTGATGACTTCTTCAGCGAAACCGGTCGCAATCGCGGTAAGGGCCTGACGGAAGGTCAATCCGCGAGCCTGCAAATAGAACATCTGCTCTTTGTTCAGATGACCGATGGACGCACCGTGACTGCACTTCACATCATCGGCAATAATCTCCAACTTTGGAATTGCTTCTGCATGTGTGCCGGGATCCAACATCAGATTACGGCACGTTTGATAGGCATCCGTCTTCTGCGCATGCTGCGGGACCGTGATGATGCCCTGATAGATCGAGTGGGCGTCACCTGCGAGCAGAGTCTTGAACAGAAGATTTGAGAAACCGTTCGGAGTGTTATGATGCTGATGTGTCCTATGTTCGGCACGCGCTTCTCCGTCGCCGCTGAAGAGACCGCTCAGATGAGCTTCTGTGTTCGCGCCGAGCAAGTCAATTCTAAGTTTTGCGACATGCCACTTATATCCGGTCGTAAACGAGCACCAATTCAAGTAGCCATCCCGCTCGACTCTCACACGTCCGGTACGATAGACCGAAGCATCGGCATCAATCAGTTCATCATGCACGTAGTGCAGGCGTGCACCCTGCTTAACAAGAATCTCGGTGCGGCCGATGAGCGGAACTGCATTGCCCCCGCCTATCCACCGATCATGCACGATAGCTTCAGCGCCGCGCTCAACGATAATCAGAGTTGTTGGTGCAGCAAGCCCATTTCCGGCGAGGTGATGCGAGAGGTCGATCACGACTCCTGTTGTATTCGCTGGAATTCGAAGGCAGAGCGGCTGTCCTGTCAAAGCGCGGTGATAACTCAGAAACTTCGCATCCACGTCATCCGAATCGTAGCTAAGCAGTTCAGCGAAAGCTTCGCGGTCAGCAGGAGTAGCAAGCAGTGCGTCTTGGGTCAAACCGCTTCGTACTGCCAGAGTGCTCTTGACTTGTGTTGCGTCCTTTGCACTTTCCGCAATCTGCCACGGGAAGGCAGCGGGATCGTTCTTACGCCATTCCTCGTTGTCACGGGCAGGCAAGGCGGCGGCACGCGCCTGTTCAATCCAACTTGCGCGTTGTTCAGAGAAAGTCAGGTTCTGTTCTGTTGATACTGTGTCGATATTGCTCATTCGCAGGTTGGTCGCTGTCTTTCAGCCGACCGACCCCTCCATCTGTAGCTGTATTAGTCGATTCATCTCGAGTGCATACTCCATCGGCAGCTCCTTGACAACGGGTTCAATGAACCCGCGCACAATCATCGTCATCGCCTCTTCTTCGGAAATACCCCG includes these proteins:
- a CDS encoding cysteine desulfurase; the encoded protein is MFERDVRKDFPILNIKINGKRLVYLDSAASSQKPNDVLQSYCRFCESRYANVHRGIHTLGEAATRDYEAARRTVAEFISAPSLEGVIFTRGTTESINLVARSFGHKFVKHGQSIVLTPMEHHANLVPWQLVAKSVGAELRFIPIKSDGSLDVAEARKLIDSGTALIAVTHVSNVLGTINPVGELIELAHKVGAKALIDGAQAVPHMPINLRELNPDFYAFSGHKMLGPTGIGVLYGRPEILQDMDPFLTGGEMIRDVYLDHATWNDLPYKFEAGTPAIAEAISLAEAVRYLSRIGMERIAQADHLLTSLTLDKLSREPDVTVYGPGTQRGAVVSFNVKGIHPHDLAGLLDREGIAIRAGHHCCQPLMRWLDVSATARASFYLYNSSDDVDALIDGLRVARKVLV
- a CDS encoding non-heme iron oxygenase ferredoxin subunit, yielding METKLVKICTIADLPRNGGKGFQVGSLELGLFQVDGKLYATSDVCSHEHEYLSDGWLEGDCIECPRHGARFSLKTGEALSLPATEPIETFSVERQGDDVLVAVPVKYLQSEGA
- a CDS encoding SufD family Fe-S cluster assembly protein, with translation MSNIDTVSTEQNLTFSEQRASWIEQARAAALPARDNEEWRKNDPAAFPWQIAESAKDATQVKSTLAVRSGLTQDALLATPADREAFAELLSYDSDDVDAKFLSYHRALTGQPLCLRIPANTTGVVIDLSHHLAGNGLAAPTTLIIVERGAEAIVHDRWIGGGNAVPLIGRTEILVKQGARLHYVHDELIDADASVYRTGRVRVERDGYLNWCSFTTGYKWHVAKLRIDLLGANTEAHLSGLFSGDGEARAEHRTHQHHNTPNGFSNLLFKTLLAGDAHSIYQGIITVPQHAQKTDAYQTCRNLMLDPGTHAEAIPKLEIIADDVKCSHGASIGHLNKEQMFYLQARGLTFRQALTAIATGFAEEVINNVPEVLEDVRDNWRSRVSQTVGRATGR